From a single Candidatus Defluviilinea gracilis genomic region:
- a CDS encoding WbqC family protein, with protein sequence MNVVILQPSYIPWRGYFDQVHRADLFIFYDDIQYDKHGWRNRNLIKTHQGKQWLTIPVNSKGVTQGVPIKDVRIDWSKPWAKSHLKTLTISYSKSPYFKGYLSLLDELYQRRDEFLADFTIESSIRLARELGFTSTRFMRSSELSNVEGQKTDRVINVLKQVGATHYICGPSASSYMEPEKFEAAGITFEYMDYAYPEYSQMYPPYDPYVSILDLLFMTGKQAGEYFETGKEREFRPNFI encoded by the coding sequence ATGAACGTCGTCATTTTGCAACCTTCCTATATCCCTTGGCGCGGTTACTTCGATCAGGTCCACCGCGCAGACCTGTTCATCTTTTACGATGATATTCAATACGACAAACACGGCTGGCGTAACCGCAACCTGATCAAAACGCACCAGGGAAAACAATGGCTGACGATCCCAGTCAATTCAAAAGGCGTTACCCAGGGCGTGCCGATCAAGGACGTGCGCATCGACTGGTCCAAGCCCTGGGCGAAGAGTCATCTCAAAACGTTGACGATTTCCTATTCCAAATCGCCTTACTTCAAGGGCTATCTGTCCCTGCTCGACGAACTCTATCAACGCCGCGACGAGTTCCTCGCCGATTTCACCATCGAGTCCTCGATCCGCCTCGCGCGCGAGTTGGGATTCACTTCCACGAGATTCATGCGCTCCTCCGAGTTATCGAACGTCGAGGGACAAAAAACCGACCGCGTGATCAACGTGTTGAAACAAGTCGGCGCGACGCATTACATTTGCGGTCCCTCGGCGAGTTCCTACATGGAGCCTGAAAAATTCGAGGCGGCGGGCATCACGTTTGAATACATGGACTACGCCTACCCTGAATACTCGCAGATGTATCCTCCGTACGACCCGTATGTTTCCATTCTAGATTTGCTGTTCATGACGGGAAAACAAGCGGGCGAATATTTTGAAACTGGAAAGGAACGCGAATTCCGTCCAAATTTCATTTGA